The genome window GATGAGCACCGCACGCTCCGGCCCGGCGAGGGTGACGTTCTTCGGGACCATCTCGCCCAGCACCACGTGGAAGAAGGCCACCACCGCAAGGGCCACCACGAAGGAGATCGGGTGGAGCAGCCCGTGCGGTGCATGCACGGCGTCGAGCACGGGCTCCACGAGCTTGGAGACCGAGGGCTCTGCCACGGCACCCAGCAGGACCGAGCAGACCGTCACTCCGAGCTGGATGCCGGCGACCATGGACGAGATCTGCTCCATCGCCTGCAGCGTGAGCCTCGCCAGCGCGGAGCCCTCCTGGGCGAGCGGCTCGATCTGGCTGCGGCGCGAGGAGATCAGCGCGAACTCGGTGGCCACGAAGAAGGCGTTGCCGAGCAGGAGCAGGACGGTCAGGAGGAGACCCACGGGCGCGCTCATCGCTGCCCCTCCTCGCCGGACTCGTCGGACTCCTCGGCGACGGGGAGGCGCAGCGCGACCCGGTCGACGCGGAGGCCGTCCATGTGCTCGACCGTGAGGGTGGCCAGACGTTCGCGCGGCGTGTCGGGGTCGGAGCGGTCCGGGACCGCCACCTCGGCGACCTCACCCTTGACCGGGACCTTGCCGAGTATCCGCATGACCAGACCACCCACCGTGTCGTAGTCGTCGCCCTCGGGGAGTGCGACACCTGTGAGGTCCTCGACCTCGTCGGGACGGAGGAGGCCGCTCAACGACCAGGAGCCATCGCGACGCAGCCGGGCCTGGGCGCTGATCGAGTCGTGCTCGTCGGCGATGTCACCGACGATCTCCTCGATCACGTCCTCGAGGGTGACGATCCCGGCCTGGCCGCCGTACTCGTCGAGGACGACCGCCAGCTGGAAGCCCTCGCTGCGCAGCAGCGCGAGCAGCGGGTCGAGCCGGAGCGAGTCGGGCACGACGACCGGCTTCGCCATCAGGTGCTTGACCCGGACCGTCGAGCGCTCATGCACCGGCAGCGCCACCGCGTTCTTGACGTGGACGGTCCCGACGACGGTGTCGTGCTCGTCGAGCACCGGGAATCGCGAGTGCCCGGTGCGGCGCGTGAGGTCGATGATCGCCTCTGCCCGGTCACCCTCCTCGAGGCTGTGCGTCCGCATGCGCGGCGTCATGATCTCGCCTGCCGTGCGGGTGCCGAACTCCACGGCGCGCTCCATGAGCTCGGCCGCATCGGCGTCGAGGACACCCTCGTCGGCGCTCCGCTGGATCAGGCTCGCAAGCTCGGTGGAGCTGCGTGCCGATCGCAGCTCCTCCTGCGGTTCGACCCCCAGTCGACGTACGAGGGCGTTGGCGGAACCGTTGAGCAGGCGGATCGGCAGGACGTTGACGGCGGTGAAGATCCGCAGGAACCGCTGGGTCGCGGTCGCGGTGCGCAGCGGGAGCGAGAGGGCGATGTTCTTGGGCACGAGTTCGCCGAAGACCATCGTCAGGACGGTCGACACGACGAGGCCGAGGAGCACCGCGAGGGCCGGGTTGGGGATGAAGCCGGCGACGGCGGGTTCGGCCAAGAAGCCGATGCCGAGGTTGGTGAGCGTGATGCCCAGCTGCGCGCCCGAGAGGTGGGTCGAGAGGCGTGTGAGTGCGACCTTGACGCCGGCGGCGCCGCGATCGCCGGACGCCGCGCCAGCGTCGACCGCTCCGCGGTCCACGGTCACGAGTGCGAACTCGGCCGCCACGAAGATGCCGCACAGGGCGATCAGGGCCAGCGCGAGCAGGAGGAGCAGGACGTCGGTCATGGGTGGGGCCACTCTAGTGCCCGGCGCTCGACGCGCCCGCCGACCGGCTCAGTCGCGGATCGGGTCACACTCCGCGGTCGGGAGGCCCTGGCGTCGACGTACCTCCTCGAAAGCGGTCAGGTACTCGTCGTAGAGGGACTCCCCCTCGAGGCCGAGAACGGCCTCGTCGTCGGTCGTCCCCTGTGAGGTCCAGTTGTCCGACCCCAACCACGTCCACCAGGTACGCCGACCGTGATCGATCCACGTCGCCGCCATGTCCTTGGCGTGGGTGTAGGTGTGGTCGGCGAAGCAGGCCGACTGCAGCCGGACGCCGGCGGCCGCCATCGCTGGCTGGATGAGCGGGTCGACCCAGGGGCCGGTGAGCAGGGTGATCCGAGTTCCGGCGGCGGCCATGGTGGCGAGGCGTCTCGCGATCCATTCGCCGCGCGGTCCCCACATCGAGTACATCTCGATGGAGATCGTGGTGGACGGCCCTGTGGGGATGGCCGCGAGACGCTTCATCGCCGGATCGCGCCCGAGGGTCGGGTTGTCGAACGGCATGAAGTACGCCTCCCAGTCCGAACCCTGCATCTCCACGAGCGGCTCGACCGGCGTCCGTTGCGCATGCTGGGCGGCGAAGACGGTGCTGAAGGCGCTCCACAGCTCCGCGTCCCCGCTGATCTCCCACATGTGCGCGTAGGCATAGCGGTCCGAGCGCTCGGAGGTGTTGTAGGAGCCGGTGAGGATCACCCACTGCCGTCCACCCGATCTGCTGAACCGCCACGTCTTCTGGTGCGTGAGACCCGCATCACCGCGAGCGGCACCGACCGAGCGCTGGCCCCAACTGCCCTCCTCACCGTGGTGCTCGAGGAAGCTGATCAGGCCGTTGCCCGACTGCCGCGCGAGACCGTTGCCGGCGAGCAGGACGTGCACGCGCACGCCCCGACGTACGGCGTAGCTGAGCGCATCGGCCACACGCGAGCTGGCGATGAAGTAGGTGACGACGTCGATCTCCTCGCCCTCCGGAGTGCCGTCGATGAGTTCGACGAGGCGGTCGGAGATCCAATGCGGGGCCCGGATCGGATCGCTCGTCAGGAGCTCGACCGTCCGCTGCGGATGGTCCCGGCTGTCCGGGTCGTTCATCAGGTACGCGTGTGCGGGAGGTGTCGTCAGCATGCCGACCACGAGGGCCAGCCCGAGGATGCGGTGTGAGAATCGCATGGCGTCTGTGACGCTAGGGCTCACATTCCGCCGGTACGTGAGGCGCGTGGAACGCGTCGTACGACGTCAGGTGAACACTCCGACATGCGGGAGAGGGTCAGCGGGCGATCCGGACCGATCTGCTGGTCGCGCTCGCCGAGACCGCGCCGGCCGTGGCCGCGGTGATGCGCAGCGCGACCTTCTTGCCCTTGAGCGACTTCGTGACCCGGAGGCGCGCCTTGGTCGCGCCCCGGATGGCACGCCCGTTGGCGAGCCACTGGTAGCTGAGCGTCGCCCCCGCCGGGCGCGTGGCCAGGCCGCTGAGCGTCGAGCCGACCTTGCCCTTCCCCTTGATCCTCGGCGCCCCGACGACGAGGTGCGGCGAGACCGACCCGCCGGCGGACGGGATCGGCGACCCCGTGAGGAGCTTGGCCCGCAGGGCGGCGATGTCCGAGGCGGTGAAGCCGAGGCCCTTGGTGAAGTAGCCCTCGATGGTGCCGTACTCCTGCGCGACGCGGTCGAGTCCGGCCTGGAGGTACTCCGCGCGGACCTCCATCATCGGGGTGTAGATGGCCTTGGCGGCGTCGGCGGCCGCGGTGGCCGCGGCCTCGGTCGCACCCTGGGCGAGGTAGCCGTCGTGGGTCTGCTGCCAGACGTAGTTGAGGGTGGCGGTGCCGGTGGTCTTGAAGTAGTACTCGTTGCTGAGCAGGTAGTCCTTCATGACCGTGTCGGCGGGAACTCCCAGCAGCGTGAGCAGCGCGGCCGAGGCCCAGCCGGTGCGGTCCTTGCCGGCGGTGCAGTGGTAGAGGCTCGGCCCCGCTGCGCTCTGGATGCCGTGGAACAGGGTCTGGTACGACGTCACCGCGGACGGCGCGTCGACCATCATGATCTCCGCCTGCTTCATCAGCTCGACCGCATCAGCGGGCGAGGTCAGGTTCGACGTCGTGACGCTCGTCCCGTCACCGAGAACGTTGACCGACACCCGCGTGGCGCCTGCCGGGACGTAGTCGGGCTTACTGGTGACCTCCGCCGTGGTGCGGAAGTCGTAGACCGTCGTGAGACCGAGACCGTCCAATGCCGCCTTCGTCGCGCTGCTGAGGCTGGTGGACATCTCCTGGCCTCGCAGGACGACGCCCTCCTTGACCCACTGTCCGGTGACGGTGCGGTAGCCGCCCGCGTCACGGAGGTTGGGGTCTTCGGCGAGGTCGAGGCTGCGCGCGGTCAGCACGAGTGGGGCGCCGTACGACGGGACGAGCTTGATCCAGGGGCGGCTGGCGCTCGTGATCGTCACCGCGCCGGTGGCATGGCTGTCCGTCACCGTGGCTTGGGCCGGAAAGGTGTCAGGGGCACTGCCGACGTACACCTGCACCGAGGTGACACCTGCAGGGGCGGCCCAGGAGACCGTCCAGTCCGAGCCGCCGATCCTGGTGACGTCGGCGGCGGTGAAGGGAATGACTCCGGCGTTCGCGGCGCTCGTTGCGAAAGGCGCCGCGGCATCGGCGGGAGCAGCGAGCGGGGCCGCCAAGACGGCGGCTGTGGCGAGGGACGCGAGGAGTGCGCGCGTGCGCGGCGGGGAGATGATCACGCCGCGCGACTCTGGACCGGTCCGCCCTACGGCAGGTGAACGCCCGGCGCGGCCGGCTCGAACAATCTGGCAACGTCTGCCGTAAGTCAGCCCGCGGACTCGGCAGCAGCGCTCCCCACGAACTCCGCCAGGCGTGCCACCCGGAATTCTGCGTAGGCAGACAGGCGAAGCTCCTGGAGGCCGCCGACCGAGCGACTCGGGATCAGGTACATCCCGAGGTCGCCGTCGATGACGAAGAAGTGGTCGATCTCGTCCGGGTCGTACGTGAGGTTCGAACGTTCGGCTGTGGAGAGCCGCACGACCCACGAGCCGTCGACGGCGTACGTCGTCGTCTTGACCTGCACGCGAAGCAGCCGCTCTCCCACGCCGAGGAGAAGGTCATACCGCGCCGGCTCGAGCGGCCACGAGACCGCACATCCGCGGAGCGAGAACCACGCCGCAGCCAGCATCGGCCCCGAGCGCGACAGATGCGCCTTGTCCGCAACGAGGTCCAACGGTTCGGCACCGTCGGGAGCGACTCGGCCGAAGTGCTCCATCGGGAGGCCGAGTCGCAGCGCATGGCCCTTGATCGTCGACGTGCTGGAGCCGCCCGCGAGGCCGAGATGCGCGGCGACCTCCGACCAGTTGCCGCTCGATGCCACGGCCTCTCGGAGCTGAGCATCGGACCATCGACGCTGGCCGGTGAAGTGGTCGTAGTCCAGTCCCAGCTCATCGGCCGTCCGGCGTACCGACCGCATCTGGGCCGCGGAAGTGGCGGCCAGGCCGAGCTCCCGAAGAACGCCGCGCCACGACCGGGCAACTGCGACGGCAGCAGCGAGCTCGGAGTCCGTATAACGGCGAACGCGCGACATCTGCGGCATTCTACCGCTTGATGTCGCGCGTTTGCGCTCGGATTCCGGTCGGGCTGACAGGATTTGAACCTGCGGCCCCTAGACCCCCAGTCTAGTGCGCTACCAAACTGCGCCACAGCCCGCCGTTCAGACGCGTACGTCTGAGCGAGATGGAACATTAGCGCACCGTTTCCGAGCGCGCCGAATCGGGTCAGCGCCTGCGCTTCTCGCGCACGCGCTGCTCGAGGACGATCGGCGTGCCGACGAAGCCGAAGGTCTCCCGCAGGCGCCGCTCGATGAACCGCTCGTAGGAGGCGTCGAGCTTGCCGGAGGTGAAGAGCACGAAGGTAGGAGGGGCGGCCGAGACCTGGGTGCCGAAGAGGACCTTGGGCTGCTTGCCGCTGCGGACCGGGTGCGGGTGCTCGGCGACGAGACGGCCGAGGAACGTGTTGAGTGCACCGGTGCCGACGCGCGTCTCCCACCCCTCGAGTGCCTTGTCGAGGGCCGGGACGAGCCGGTCGATGTGCCAGCCGGTGCGCGCGGTGATGTTGATCCGCGGCGCCCACTGCACCTGCACCAGGTCGCGCTCGATCTCGCGCTCGATGAAGTGGCGGCGCTCCTCGTCGACGAGGTCCCACTTGTTGAAGGCGATGACGAGCGCACGACCGGCCTCGCGGACGGTCTGGAGGATGCGGACGTCCTGCTCGGCGAGCGGCTGGGAGGCGTCGAGGACGAGCACGGCCACCTCGGCGCGGTCGATGGCCGTGGTGGTGCGCAGCGAGGCGTAGTACTCGTGGCCGCTGGCCTCCTTGACTCGCTTGCGGATGCCGGCGGTATCGATGAAGCGCCAGGTGCGGCCGCCGAAGTCGATCAACTCGTCCACGGGGTCGACGGTCGTGCCGGCGACGTTGTCGACGACGACGCGCTCCTCCCGCGCGAGCTTGTTGAGCAGGGAGGACTTGCCGACGTTGGGCCGGCCGACGAGGGCGATCCGGCGTGGACCGCCGAGTGGGTTGCCCTCGAGGACCGGCGGCGGCTCGGGCAGGGCCTTGAGTACGGCGTCGAGCAGGTCACCCGTGCCACGACCGTGCATCGCGGAGATCGGCATCGGCTCACCCAGGCCGAGGTTCCACAGCAGCAGCGCCTCGGCCTCGCCACGCTCGTCGTCGACCTTGTTGGCCGCGAGCACGACCGGCTTGCCCGACTTGCGCAGCACGCGGACGACGCCCTCGTCGGCGTCCGTGATGCCGACCTTGGCATCGACGACGAAGAGGACGGCGTCGGCGAGCGAGATCGCGATCTCGGCCTGCTGCGCGATGCGTGCGGCCATGCCCTTGGCGTCGAGGTCCCAGCCGCCGGTGTCCACGACGGTGAAGGCGCGACCGTTCCACTCGGCGTCGTACGAGACGCGGTCGCGGGTCACGCCGGGGACGTCCTCGACGACGGCTTCACGTCGGCCGATGATCCGGTTGACGAGGCTGGACTTGCCGACGTTGGGCCGGCCGACGACGGCCAGCACTGGCACGGGGCCGCGGGGTACGTCCTCGCCGAAGTCACCGAAGTCGTTCAGGTCGGTGAAGTCGCCCTTGTAGTCGTCGCTCATCAGTCCTCCGGAACAGGCAGTGGCCCGGGCAGCGTGAGCCCGGTGGCGGCCATCGTGGCCGCGAGGTGGGCCAGCAGGTGCTTGTGCACGTGATCGGTGGCCTCACGGACATTCTCCCGCGTCCGGGGCCAATTCACCTGATCGAGGACGAGCGGCGCCCCGAAGACCATGTCGATCCGCGTGCCGCGGGGCGGCACCCAGTTGCTGCCCTTGCCCGGCGCGCGGGTCCCGAAGAAGAGCAGCGGCACGATCGGTGCACCGGTCACGAGGCCGAGGTAGGCGGCCCCGTTGTAGAAGGTCGTCAGCCCCCCGGCACCGCGCGTGCCCTCGGGGAAGATGCCCACGGCACGCCCCGCTTCGAGCGTCGCGAGGCTCGCGCGTACGGCAGCGCGGTCCGGATGGAAACGGTCCAGGCGGATCTGGCCGGTCTGCGTCAGGAACGCACCACCGACGCCGTGGAACATCTCCTCCTTGGTCAGCGCATGCACCGGCCGGGGCGACATGATCGCCATGAGCGGGCCGTCCATCACCCCGATGTGGTTGGCCGCCACGATCACCGGCCCGGTCGCGGGGAATCCGCCCGGCTCGACGTGGAGGTCCCAGTAGTGCCGCAGCAGCGACCGTGCCGACGGCCGCAGCGGCGAGTCGAGCAGATAGCGACGCGGAGGGCCCGCGACCCGTCCGCTCACGCCTGGCTGGTCAGCTCGACGGCGAGCTGGACGACCTGGTCGATCGCCTGCTCCAGCGTGATGTGGGTCGTGTCGAGGTGGACCGCGCCGTCGGCCTGCACCAGCGGGGCCGTCGTACGACCGGAGTCGATGACGTCGCGGGCCTCCAGCGACGCCTTGGTGGCTGCGATGCTGGCGTCGTCCGATGAGCCGACTTCGGCGGCGCGGCGCGTGGCACGGGCCGAGGGGTCGGCTGAGACGTAGAGCTTGAGGTCGGCCTCGGGCCAGACGACCGAGCCGATGTCGCGGCCCTCGACCACGATGCCGGGGCCGGTGAGCGCCTCGCGGATGATGCCGCGCTGCAGCTCGAGCAGGCGTGCACGTACGGCGGGCACGGCGCTGACGGGAGAGACCGAGCCGTTCACCTCGTCGGTCCGGATCTCACGCGAGACGTCGGTGCCGTCGAGCGTGATCGTCGGGCCGTTGGGATCGGTGCCCGACATGATGACGGGCTTGTCCGCAGCGGCCGCCACGGCGTCCGCGTCGTGTACGTCGACGTCGTTGCTGAGCATCCAC of Nocardioides sp. Kera G14 contains these proteins:
- the cmk gene encoding (d)CMP kinase → MSTPLVVAVDGTSGSGKSSTSRGVADRLGLRYLDTGAQFRAMTWWMLSNDVDVHDADAVAAAADKPVIMSGTDPNGPTITLDGTDVSREIRTDEVNGSVSPVSAVPAVRARLLELQRGIIREALTGPGIVVEGRDIGSVVWPEADLKLYVSADPSARATRRAAEVGSSDDASIAATKASLEARDVIDSGRTTAPLVQADGAVHLDTTHITLEQAIDQVVQLAVELTSQA
- a CDS encoding group I intron-associated PD-(D/E)XK endonuclease, coding for MSRVRRYTDSELAAAVAVARSWRGVLRELGLAATSAAQMRSVRRTADELGLDYDHFTGQRRWSDAQLREAVASSGNWSEVAAHLGLAGGSSTSTIKGHALRLGLPMEHFGRVAPDGAEPLDLVADKAHLSRSGPMLAAAWFSLRGCAVSWPLEPARYDLLLGVGERLLRVQVKTTTYAVDGSWVVRLSTAERSNLTYDPDEIDHFFVIDGDLGMYLIPSRSVGGLQELRLSAYAEFRVARLAEFVGSAAAESAG
- a CDS encoding hemolysin family protein; the encoded protein is MTDVLLLLLALALIALCGIFVAAEFALVTVDRGAVDAGAASGDRGAAGVKVALTRLSTHLSGAQLGITLTNLGIGFLAEPAVAGFIPNPALAVLLGLVVSTVLTMVFGELVPKNIALSLPLRTATATQRFLRIFTAVNVLPIRLLNGSANALVRRLGVEPQEELRSARSSTELASLIQRSADEGVLDADAAELMERAVEFGTRTAGEIMTPRMRTHSLEEGDRAEAIIDLTRRTGHSRFPVLDEHDTVVGTVHVKNAVALPVHERSTVRVKHLMAKPVVVPDSLRLDPLLALLRSEGFQLAVVLDEYGGQAGIVTLEDVIEEIVGDIADEHDSISAQARLRRDGSWSLSGLLRPDEVEDLTGVALPEGDDYDTVGGLVMRILGKVPVKGEVAEVAVPDRSDPDTPRERLATLTVEHMDGLRVDRVALRLPVAEESDESGEEGQR
- a CDS encoding lysophospholipid acyltransferase family protein, translated to MSGRVAGPPRRYLLDSPLRPSARSLLRHYWDLHVEPGGFPATGPVIVAANHIGVMDGPLMAIMSPRPVHALTKEEMFHGVGGAFLTQTGQIRLDRFHPDRAAVRASLATLEAGRAVGIFPEGTRGAGGLTTFYNGAAYLGLVTGAPIVPLLFFGTRAPGKGSNWVPPRGTRIDMVFGAPLVLDQVNWPRTRENVREATDHVHKHLLAHLAATMAATGLTLPGPLPVPED
- a CDS encoding tyrosine-protein phosphatase produces the protein MIISPPRTRALLASLATAAVLAAPLAAPADAAAPFATSAANAGVIPFTAADVTRIGGSDWTVSWAAPAGVTSVQVYVGSAPDTFPAQATVTDSHATGAVTITSASRPWIKLVPSYGAPLVLTARSLDLAEDPNLRDAGGYRTVTGQWVKEGVVLRGQEMSTSLSSATKAALDGLGLTTVYDFRTTAEVTSKPDYVPAGATRVSVNVLGDGTSVTTSNLTSPADAVELMKQAEIMMVDAPSAVTSYQTLFHGIQSAAGPSLYHCTAGKDRTGWASAALLTLLGVPADTVMKDYLLSNEYYFKTTGTATLNYVWQQTHDGYLAQGATEAAATAAADAAKAIYTPMMEVRAEYLQAGLDRVAQEYGTIEGYFTKGLGFTASDIAALRAKLLTGSPIPSAGGSVSPHLVVGAPRIKGKGKVGSTLSGLATRPAGATLSYQWLANGRAIRGATKARLRVTKSLKGKKVALRITAATAGAVSASATSRSVRIAR
- a CDS encoding phospholipase D-like domain-containing protein: MRFSHRILGLALVVGMLTTPPAHAYLMNDPDSRDHPQRTVELLTSDPIRAPHWISDRLVELIDGTPEGEEIDVVTYFIASSRVADALSYAVRRGVRVHVLLAGNGLARQSGNGLISFLEHHGEEGSWGQRSVGAARGDAGLTHQKTWRFSRSGGRQWVILTGSYNTSERSDRYAYAHMWEISGDAELWSAFSTVFAAQHAQRTPVEPLVEMQGSDWEAYFMPFDNPTLGRDPAMKRLAAIPTGPSTTISIEMYSMWGPRGEWIARRLATMAAAGTRITLLTGPWVDPLIQPAMAAAGVRLQSACFADHTYTHAKDMAATWIDHGRRTWWTWLGSDNWTSQGTTDDEAVLGLEGESLYDEYLTAFEEVRRRQGLPTAECDPIRD
- the der gene encoding ribosome biogenesis GTPase Der; the protein is MSDDYKGDFTDLNDFGDFGEDVPRGPVPVLAVVGRPNVGKSSLVNRIIGRREAVVEDVPGVTRDRVSYDAEWNGRAFTVVDTGGWDLDAKGMAARIAQQAEIAISLADAVLFVVDAKVGITDADEGVVRVLRKSGKPVVLAANKVDDERGEAEALLLWNLGLGEPMPISAMHGRGTGDLLDAVLKALPEPPPVLEGNPLGGPRRIALVGRPNVGKSSLLNKLAREERVVVDNVAGTTVDPVDELIDFGGRTWRFIDTAGIRKRVKEASGHEYYASLRTTTAIDRAEVAVLVLDASQPLAEQDVRILQTVREAGRALVIAFNKWDLVDEERRHFIEREIERDLVQVQWAPRINITARTGWHIDRLVPALDKALEGWETRVGTGALNTFLGRLVAEHPHPVRSGKQPKVLFGTQVSAAPPTFVLFTSGKLDASYERFIERRLRETFGFVGTPIVLEQRVREKRRR